gaactccaacatacaccccacccagatacccatatCACCAACTTTTAAGATTTTGCCacatcattctctctctctatctctccccgtctgtctatccatccatccacctctccatccatccatccatccatccatctgtccatccatccatccatccatctctccatccatccatccatccacctctccatccatccatccatccatccatccatccatctctctatccatccatccatccatccacctctccatccatccatccatccactcacctctccatccatctacccatctatctatccatccatcatccatccatccatatatctaaatatccatctatccatccatctatataTATCTCTAAatatccatgcatccatccattcatctgtttatccacctatatatctattttctaaacatttgagagtaggttatatacatcatgtTCTTTCAACACTTAATACttacatgtacatttcctaagaacaaggatattcatttcaGTAACCACTTAAGtacatttatcaagttcaagaactttaacactgAGATGAAGCTAACAATCTACACTctcgttttttcatatgtcccaataacaTCCCTTTTGgcctttttctcctctattattagatCCAACCCAAGGTCACGTATTGCCCATGATTGTTATTGTCTTTTCCTATAAAtggtggaaacatacatacagcttTCCCACCTCATCCACTCCCAAGCAGGTCAGTAACTGAACTCTGCAGATCCGTCTCCCATCTGTCATCGTGTGTGTCTGCCTTTAACAGCCTTTATCGATGCCCCTCGTCCCCAACAATCTCTGCTGGGCACCTCCTTGGGCCCCTCATCCCTCTGATCTCCCCAACCCCGCCTCGGCCCCTCTgagcccccttcccaccccctgcAGCTTCGAGGCCGAGAATGGACCGTCCCCCTCGCCCGGCCGCAGCCCCCTGGAGTCGCAGGCGAGCCCGGGCCTGGTTCTGCATGCGGGGGCCACCAGCCAGCGCCGCGAATCCTTCCTCTACCGCTCGGACAGCGACTATGACATGTCACCCAAGACCATGTCGCGGAACTCATCGGTCACCAGCGAGGCGtgagcaccccctccccacccaccacacACTGCCCGTCCCGCCCAGGAGCCTGGGCGCCCACCCCGGCACCTGCCCAAGACCCCTGCCCACCTAAGCCCCTCTCCTTGCCCCCCACTTCCTCCAGGCCCAGCCCGGTCAGCCTGCcgtcctcccccacccccatggcgCCCCCTCTCCGCCCACCCCAGCgtccccaggccccacccccgAGAGTGTCACTGCAGAGTTGCTTCTTTGGCACTCAGGCCCCTGGGGGTTCCTGCCGTGGGGACCCCTGACCTGTCCTACTTGTGATTGCAGGCATGCCGAGGACCTCATCGTCACGCCCTTCGCCCAGGTGAGACCCCTGCCGACTGGTTCACGGGGGCAGGGGCGGCCCCCCCGGGCGGCCCCCCGGCCTCACGGCCCTCCCCCCGTCGCAGGTGCTGGCCAGCCTGCGGAGCGTGCGCAGCAACTTCTCCCTCCTGACCAACGTCCCCATTCCCAGTAACAAGTAAGTCGAGGCTGGGGTCACCTCTCGGACCCCCGGGGTGGCCCCAAGCAGGCCCCtgacctccctgagcctctgtCCTGACAAGGGCTCTCTCCTAACCCGCGAGCTGCTGCGGTTGGAGGGTCTAAggcttttataaataaagaccagtggcggtgggggggggggtcaggaaGCCCCCTGTCCCTGAAGCCCACCTGCTGGGCCAGTGGCCTCTCGCAATGCCTCAGTGCAATGGGGAATCCTAATAGCGCCATACACAGAAAGTGCTAGAACATTCTAGTCAGTGCCCACTAAATAGGAGCGGTTCTTATTATTTGGGGGCCGGGGGTGTGGCTGAGCCAACCTCAGAGGGTTCTGAGCAGAGACTTTGGAGGCGCAGGGCCTGACCCTGCTGCACACcggcctgagcctcagtttccccatctgtaagatGGGTTCTTATGAGAGGCTGCAGGCAAAGCACATTATACCTGGTGGCCTACCTGGGACACAGTGATGCCAGGGAGAAGAAAAATTGGCACAGGGGGCGCATGGTGGAGGGTGGGGAAATGGGGGGCATGGAGTGGGGGCTTGCCAGGCTGACGCGGGAGCCACGTTTCTCTGCAGGCGCTCCCCGCTGGGCGGCCCACCCCCGGTGTGCAAGGCCACGCTGTCAGGTAGGTAAACCTGGGGGGTGGGGACCCCGCTGGCAGCAGCTGGGGGCCTCCGAGTGTCCGCCTGGGGGTCCTGGCAGTCACCGACCCCCGGCGGCCCCTTCCCCAGAGGAGACGTGTCAGCAGCTGGCCCGGGAGACGTTGGAGGAGCTGGACTGGTGTCTGGAGCAGCTGGAGACGATGCAGACCTACCGATCAGTCAGCGAGATGGCCTCGCACAAGGTGTgtgggctgggggcggggcctgtgGGGCGTGGTCAGCTCTGGGGCGGGGCCAATTGCTGGGGACGGCTCCAGAATTTATAgctctggggtgtgtgtgtgtctggaggCATGTCTGTCTGTGGGTGACCATCTCCCCCAGGGGGCTTGTATTCTTGGGGAGTTGCTCTGCGGTTGTGCATCTGTGACTGTGGTTTGGATTTGTTTAGACACGCTTTGGCAGGGCTGGGGATGTGCTCAGAGAGGATCCATGAGGGGTGACAGGCAGGGCAGTACAGGTTTGCCCTGGCAACAGTGTGGAGCTGTGTCGGAGGGGTGTGTGTGAGTTGGTCCAGGTGTGATTCCGAATATATATCCACACGTGGTTGTCTGTGACCCGGTGCCTGTTTGCAGGGGAGGGCGCAAGACTTCCATGTACAGCTGCACAGGTTGGACACTGCACAACTCCAAGGGCACCATTCAGAAAGCAGGCGGCGTGAAGGATGCTTCCTGGAGTTGTGCAGCGTGGTAGCAGCCCTTGTGGGTGGTTGCCTTTCAGGAAATGAGTGTGCCAGTGGGGGTGTCTCTGCTGGGGGGTGTACGTCTGCAAGTGGGGGCTTGTCTGGGCACGTGCGAGTCTGAGGGCAACTGTGTGCCCGCGGCTGGGGCGAGCATCTGAGCGTGTGACCGTGTCTCTGGGTATATGCGTGTGCGTACTCCTGTGGGATGCAAGTGTTAGTATTTACTTATGGATTTGTCAGGGTATGTTTGTGGCCAAGAAAATGTGGGGATCTCTGTTTTTTCAAGAGTACGtctgtgggggtgtgtgtgtgtctggaagTGTGTGTAGCATCTGGTGTTTGTCCCTAGGTGTGTGTCTCCACATATATCTGGGTGTGGGTCTGTGTTCTTGGAAGTTGTGTGTCAAGGTATTTGTATTTccgttttttgtgtgtgtgtgtttttttttaatttcattatggtAACATAAATATAACGtaatgttttccattttaaccactttcaactatacaattcagtgatgttaatctGATTCACAATATTTTGtggctatcaccaccatccattaccaaaacttctccatcacccaATACCCATCATCCAATACCCATCACCCAATACCCAATACCCATTAAGTATTAACCCCctttctttgtattcttttttatttttaccatgaaaacacatttttattagagaatttatagattttatgcatgttctaatcatgcataaaatccagGGTCCCCGTATACCACCCAattattgacaccttgcattgttgtggtACATtcgttacaactgatgaaagcacaattcTAGCATTGCACTCTTAACTGTCACCCATGGTGCACATTGGGGTTCACGATGTGTGTTGTACAGTacaagtgttgtttttttttactccagtaatatatatacaacctaaaatttccccttttacccacattcaaataaataattcagtgggattaattacattcaccaaaTCATGCCACCGtccccaccatccatcaccagaacTTTTCggtcaccccaaatagaaactctctgTGCATTAAGTGCTAACTGCCTGTGTCTACAATCTCGAGTGCTGTCAAGTGTGTTGGCCTTTAGGGTTTGCTACTCTCTCGggagtgtgtgaatgtgtgcatgcgtgtgtacAGAAAAGGTGAGACTGAAAGTATCTGGGGATCTGTGGGTGTTCAAGTGTGTGAGAGCGTGCCAAGCCTCTGGGCATGGGTCTGTGTTGGGAAAGGTGTGGCTCAGGGTGACTGTGCGTCCGTGAGTGTGTCGGGCATCTGTCTCTGGGTGTGTCCCTGGAGGGGACATGTCCTCTCGGGGTGGGAGCCGAGCTCCCCTGCCCATCCCCTAGCATCCCCACGGGCTCTGATGCCCCTTTAACGCCCCCCCACTCAACACCACCTGACATCAAATGCAGCTAGCTGGTGCTGcagtgagcacacacacacacacacacacacacacacacacaggggcaggcgcacacacacacagaccccgAGCCTCAGCAGCCTCGTCCCGGGACCCTCTGCCCTGCCCTCCATGGGCAGGGGCCCCCCGGCTGCCTCCAGCTGCTGCCGTGGGGGGGCCTGCAGGGCCAGGGGCTGGTGGATCATGTAAGGGGGCTGTGGCCGGGAGCACGGAGGGGAAGGGAGCTCCCAGTCCAGCTGGGCCGGCCCTGGCCCCTCCGCAgctcccccttcccctgcccatCTGCCCGGCCCCCTCCCCCGGTTAACCCCAGGACTCCCCAAACTCAGCCTCTGTGTGTGGCGGCCCCCCGAGCGGGGCTAAGGCTCCAAGATGCCCTTGGTGGATTTCTTCTGTGAGACCTGCTCCAAGCCCTGGCTGGTGGGCTGGTGGGACCAGGTAGGGGACCATGGGGTGGAGGATGGGTGGGAgacccccttcccccagctctgGCTTTTCTGCCTGGGACCCTTCAGCCCCCAGGTCTGGGCTTGTGTGTGCAGCCGTGCACGTGTGTGGCCTGGGGATGTaggcttctgtgtgtgtgtgtgtgtgtgtgtggcccagGGCTGGGCGTGGATGCTTGTGGCATCTTGCTtggccgtgtgtgtgtgtgtgtatgtgtgtgtgtgtgcatgtgcatgtgtgcacacctGCCTTTGCACTTGCTTGCCTGGGTCACAGCGTGGCCCTGTGTGCGATCACAAAGCCGTGACTGTGTGGTGGTGTCGGGCCACGTCTGGGAGCCCACCGCTGCGTGATTTTTCTGGGGCATGTGACCCCGAGTGGCAGGGACTCCCTTGTTGTTTGTGCACCCTGATTTGCATGGCTGGGGCTGTGTGACACCGTGTAGGGCTGTGTGACCCAGGAGCCTGTGACCCTGTGTGCCGTCGTGAGACTTTGTGTGTCCATCTTTGTTGTGTGTCTCTGTGGACAGCCTGGTTCTCTGGGCAGCACGGTGGTCAGGAGTGAGCACAAAGCCTCACACTTCCTGCGAGTGCCCCTGATGCTTTCTGGAAGAAGTGGGCTCCTGCTTTGGGGGCACCTCGGCAGAGCTTGGGGGGGCGGGGAGCCGATGCCCTTTCTCCTTCATGCACAATGTCACAGCAGAGGCTCGTGTGAAGTGCCATGGGTCGGGGGGCTAGGAGGGACCCCCCCAGGCCCAGTTTCGGGGCGGCCCCATTTGTCTGTGCATCTCTCCACCTCtctgaggtgggggaggggtctaTGATGGGGACCCTCGTTTCCTGGGTGACTGAACTGGGGTTTCCTCTGCtcacttccccccacccccccagccctAGCCAAACCACCTCCTCATCCGGGGCTTGGATACTGCGTCCCCCCCTTTCCAAACAggttggggtggaggtggggtccAGGACCCCCAGAGAATGCGGTCCGGGCCTGGGAAAACCTAGGCTAGGGGTGGCTCTGAGAAGGCAAGGGTTAAGTGgcctgcccacctgccccccaCTTTCCCCCAGCTCAGCAGCTGGTTGGAGGAGGAGTTGCTAAGGAGACTCCCGTCACCATGGCAACCAGAGTCTCCTGATACCCCATTGGCTCCCTGGCAGGCAGAAACCCCTCCCATCCACAGGTGCTCCTCTGGCTCCTCTTTGTGGAGGGGGGAGCTTTAggcagggagggggaggctggAATCCTCACTCCCCAAGCCTggggacaccccccccccaatccagagccccggggtggggtgggggaggacaaGAGGGGTTGACCCCCACCAccctttccttcttgcctctttcACCTTAGTTCAAAAGGATGCTAAACCGTGAACTCACACACCTGTCAGAGATGAGCAGGTCGGGGAACCAGGTCTCCGAGTACATCTCCACCACATTCCTGGGTGAGTGAGGTGCAGTACTGGGGGGCAGCGGGGAGCACGTCTGGGTGGGAGGGAGCTGCTCCAAGCCCTGGACCGTCTTGCCCAGAATTACCCAGGGGTCCTGACTCATAACTCACCCGAGGTCAAAGTCACCAAGAACAAGACTGCCCACACTTGCTTTGCCCCCAAACCCAGGGGGACCCCAATTTCTATAGGACCTTCACATTAAAGAATATCTCCAAGCTCAAAAAGCCCCTCCAAATTCCCTGGACCCCCATACTCAGTGGAACACATTAAGATCCCCCAAGAGACCTCCAGACTCAAATAGAATCCCTAAACATTACAAAAAAAGTCTCCAagctaaaataacaataaaaatataaaacaaccaCGAATATAAAcagaggactgtacaacacaaacagggaacacTACTGTAAATCATGGATTATATTTAttcatacaattataaaaatattctttcatgaactgtaacaaatgtgccacactaaagcaaggtgttaataattagagtggtatataggaattctgtattttacgcatgatttttctgtaaagcgataatgtctctaattaaaaaaaaaattctgactaAGAAAAAACCACAGGAGTATACAACACAAACAACAAACAGTGATGTAAGCCATGGATTAATTTAATAGTGCAATTAAAATAACATTCTCTCATCGTTTGTAACAGAAGCAGCACATTAATGCAAAGTAGTGATAACAAAGGGGGAAACTgttaggggggtatatgggaactctgcagaATTCtgctgtaaacctacaacttctctaatttttaaaaaatgtttactcaaatgtcaaaaaaaaaaatacatgggggtGTCTATAAAAAAACCCTCCAAGCTGAAAAGCCCCCCAAAATCAGTGGCACCCAGAATTTCGAGTTTTCAAATTTGGGTTGCCCCCCCAAGTTCAGAAGATCCTCGAGATGCCCTAAAACTCAATAGGGTTCTCAAAGTTAAGCTTGGGGCTTAAGAGCCTGCCAAAGACCCCCATACTTTAAAAGCCTCCAAGCTGAAAAGCCCCCCAAATTCAAGACTTCGTATGACCCCTCAAACTCAGAAGACCCCCAAATTTTAAATACCCAAACTCAATAGGATTCCCAAGCTTGAGGACCCGTAAGAGATTCCCCAAACTTAGCAGAATTTCCTGAATCAGTGGAACCTCAAATCCAGTAGAACACCCCAGATTCATGGGAACCCCCAAGCTCAGGGGGACTTTAAACTCATCCTGTCTTCTGAACCCAAAGTTGGATCCAGCTCCCCAAGTTGGATACGCCCAAAATTCAGGGTAATGTCACCCTTGCAACTTAATTACCAAGCCCCAAAGGTCCCCAAATTCAGACTTGCCCCCCAAGCTCAAGAGAAGGGTTGGGAGTTGGCTCCGGCCAATGGGGAGCACTGCTGTGCTCCCAGAATTCTAGGAATCCAGCCAATCGGAGTAGGGCATGCAGATTACCCCATTAGGCCCAGCCATTGGCTGTGGGAACCCAGGTCACAATGGGTGACGCTGGTTGGGGTCTGGAAGCCCTGGAAAGTTCAGGAAAGAGGCTCTGGGGGCCGGCTGCACGGTGGTGCCAAGGGGAGGGGCGCCATGGAGCCCGAGACcacccctcccctttccctcctcccagcGCGGCCCCCCTCCACCAACCCTCTCAGCCCCCATGGGGGTGTCTTCCCTGCCCGAGAAGGTTCCCTTATCATCCGGAGCCGGCAGCGGCTTTCCCCGACACCCCCAGCCCACTATCCAATTTCTCATGTCACCCCCCTCCCAAACCTATCTCTGGAGTTGGGGCCTCCCCGTACCCCCGAGCTGGCCTTGGGACCCCCACTCCAGCCCACCACATCCCAGAAGAACTGCTCCCTCCCCAGTGCTTTCCAGAATCTGGGGAGCCATGAGCTCGAAACTCAGAAGGGTGAGGCTCCTCCAgggcacaggggtggggggcCCCCCCGGGAGGATGCTCCCGCCTGCCCCTTCTTctgccctccaccaccaccaccgccatcTCTTGCAGACAAGCAGAACGAAGTGGAGATCCCGTCCCCCACGATGAAGGAGCGAGAGAAACCGCCCGCGCCGCGGCAGAGGGGTCCCCAGCAGCCCCCGCCCCCTGGGCCCCAGTTCCAGCCCATGTGCCAGATCACGGGGGTGAAGAAGTTGGTGCACAGTGGCAGCCTGAATCACTCCACCATCCCCCGCTTTGGGGTGAAGACAGATCAAGAAGAGCTCCTGGCCCAAGTGGGTAGGGGGCTCTGCAGGGGGGCTGGGGTTCCCTGGCACCCAAAGGAGAACTGGGCTCTGGGGCATGTCTTCCTTCGGGTTCCTTACTGAGAGGGGGATTTGGGTTTATTGGGAGGGGCTCCTTGGGATGGAGGGAGTGAAGGGAGCAGGGTGGAAAGAAGCCAGGCAGGGTGGTGGGCTCCGACGGTCAGCTCTGGAGTCTAGACACAGCTCGACAGAGTTGAAAGCCCCTCGAGCCAAGAGGGCTGAGTTTTTGTGCCCCAGTGTCAATCCTTGGCTGCCCCCTGCACCCCCAAGTCTGAGCATGAACCTTCCACGGGGCAAGAGTAATTTTCTATAGCAGGGTGCAGGTTTTGAGGGTCCGGGCTGCTGAGGGTGGGCACACTGGCTGGGGGGAAGGACATCTGGACAGTGACCACCCCGTAAACAACCAGGTTCAACTGACTGTGCTGTGATTTGAACCCTCAGTGGTTGCCACAGTGGCGGTACATTGCTCCCCTCTGTGAGCCAGGCACCTGGtgttttattgagcacctactaagtgccgGCAATCTTTTGGATTCTGGGGAAGCAGTTGAGCACAGAGGCTGAGCTGGGCTTTGGGGTCAGGGGACCCGGTTCCCATCCCAGATCTGCCACCAGAAGCTGCAGGAGGCTCGCTTACCCACTCTGGTCGCATCTTCACATCTTCTCTCCCCTGCCCAAGTGAGATCCAGGACTTAGTGCCGCGCGCTAAGGCGGACAACCCGTGCTCTAGGTCTAGAAGGTTCTGGGCTCCCGGGCCCCTGACCCCTGGCCTCCATCTCcatcaggaactggagaacctCAACAAGTGGGGCCTGAACATTTTCTGCGTGTCGGACTACGCCGGAGGCCGCTCCCTCACCTGTATCATGTACACCATATTCCAGGTGAGGGGGGGTGTGGGGGTGCGTGCCCCGGCgagggcagagctgggggccTCGGGGGTCACCAgcgcccccctccctcccctgcctgccCTCAGGAGCGGGACCTGCTGAAGAAGTTCCGCATCCCCGGGGACACGATGATGACGTACATGCTGACTCTGGAGGGCCACTACCACGGGGACGTGGCCTACCACAACAGCCTGCACGCCGCCGACGTGCTGCAGTCCACCCACGTCCTGCTCGCCAGCCCTGCGCTGGACGTGAGAGCCGACTCCCCCCTGCCTGTGCCCCCGGCCCCTCTCTGACCCCCTCACCTTTCTCGACACCCCCAGTCTGCCTCCCATTCCCCTATTTCCCTTTTCCCGCTCTGATGCCCACCGGGCTCTCTCTGAGCTCTCCGGGCACCCCTCATCTCTCTCTGACCCCTGCCCCGTCTCTCTCGGCCCCCCCAGGCCGTGTTCACAGACCTGGAGATTCTGGCTGCCCTCTTCGCGGCCGCCATCCACGACGTGGACCACCCGGGGGTCTCCAACCAGTTCCTCATCAACACGAGTGAGTGgtggggggcggggccgggggcggggccgggggcggggccccGAGCTGTCCCTCCCCTCGGGGGGGCGGTGACCCCGGTGGGGAGGGGTCCCCGTCCCTGACCGGCCCGGGCCTGGGGCTGCAGATTCGGAGCTGGCGCTCATGTACAACGACGAGTCGGTGCTCGAGAACCACCACCTGGCCGTGGGCTTCAAGCTGCTGCAGGGCGACAACTGCGACATCTTCCAGAACCTCAGCAAGCGGCAGCGGCAGAGCCTGCGCAAGATGGTCATCGACATggtgggcggggcgggggggcGGGGCCTCGGTGAGGCGGGCCCGGGCGGGCGGTGGCATGGGCGTGGTCAGGGTGGGCGTGGCCTGGGCGGGGGTGGGCGGGGCCTGGGTGAGGCGGGCCCGGGCGGGCGGTGGCATGGGCGTGGTGTGGGGAGCTGGTGTGGGCGTGGTCCGGGTGGGCGGGGCCTGGGTGAGGCGGGCCCGGGCGGGCGGGGGCATGGGCGTGGTCTGGGGAGCTGGTGTGGGCGTGGTCCTGGTGGGCGTGGCCTGAGTGGGGCGGGCCCGGATGGGGCATGGGCGGGGGCTGGGGCGGCGGGCAGGTAGTGTGCAGAGGGCGGGGTCCTGGCGATCAAGCCCCGACCCCACTTCTGCCCGGTGACCACGCCCCCTGGCCCGCAGGTGCTGGCCACGGACATGTCCAAGCACATGACTCTCCTGGCCGACCTCAAGACAATGGTGGAGACCAAGAAAGTGACGAGCTCAGGGGTCCTCCTGCTGGACAACTACTCTGACCGCATCCAGGTGTCCCCCCCAGCCCCCCATATCAGGATACTGGACCCTTGCCCCGCCCCTCACCCCTTTCTCCTTGGGTGGCTGCCTCTCTCCATCCTGTCTTTTTTCGGCCGTCCCCTGCCCTCCTCTTCCCCATCTCCCCATGTCTCCTTCCCATCTCCCCCCCCATctcttcccaccctccctcccctctcttggTTATCCCCTCCCATCAGCTCCTTCCCATGCCCCCATctccccctgccctctccccttGCCCTCACTTCATTATCCATCCCCcatctcccccttccctctccccctcctccccacgcCCCGCCCCAGCCTCCCAAGGGGGTGGTCTCTGaaggtccccccccccccaggtccTGCGGAACATGGTGCACTGCGCCGACCTCAGCAACCCCACCAAGCCGCTGCCCCTGTACCGCCAGTGGACGGACCGCATCATGGCCGAGTTCTTCCAGCAGGGCGACCGCGAGCGCGAGCGCGGGATGGAG
Above is a window of Choloepus didactylus isolate mChoDid1 chromosome 25, mChoDid1.pri, whole genome shotgun sequence DNA encoding:
- the PDE4A gene encoding cAMP-specific 3',5'-cyclic phosphodiesterase 4A isoform X4, giving the protein MRSGAAPRARPRPPALALPAAGPEPLGHFSFSDEDTRRRHLPGRSVSFEAENGPSPSPGRSPLESQASPGLVLHAGATSQRRESFLYRSDSDYDMSPKTMSRNSSVTSEAHAEDLIVTPFAQVLASLRSVRSNFSLLTNVPIPSNKRSPLGGPPPVCKATLSEETCQQLARETLEELDWCLEQLETMQTYRSVSEMASHKFKRMLNRELTHLSEMSRSGNQVSEYISTTFLDKQNEVEIPSPTMKEREKPPAPRQRGPQQPPPPGPQFQPMCQITGVKKLVHSGSLNHSTIPRFGVKTDQEELLAQELENLNKWGLNIFCVSDYAGGRSLTCIMYTIFQERDLLKKFRIPGDTMMTYMLTLEGHYHGDVAYHNSLHAADVLQSTHVLLASPALDAVFTDLEILAALFAAAIHDVDHPGVSNQFLINTNSELALMYNDESVLENHHLAVGFKLLQGDNCDIFQNLSKRQRQSLRKMVIDMVLATDMSKHMTLLADLKTMVETKKVTSSGVLLLDNYSDRIQVLRNMVHCADLSNPTKPLPLYRQWTDRIMAEFFQQGDRERERGMEISPMCDKLTASVEKSQVGFIDYIVHPLWETWADLVHPDAQEILDTLEDNRDWYYSAIRQSPSPPPEEDPGGPGHPAPPDKFQFELTLEEEDDDNDDEVPTARVAVTVQELFTAQEAALTEMPLDVQGQDTDGEVEAGEVYSTQPASREGTAPPARDEGTFRDAVSRGCCHPALPPKGPLPPALRTPSPQEETPGLPGLPSTAAEVGAQREQQAAKRGCRTCTGTSGEGPPVLPVPGGWASAGDPT
- the PDE4A gene encoding cAMP-specific 3',5'-cyclic phosphodiesterase 4A isoform X2, whose product is MARPPGLGRIPELQLAAFPAAVAVAAAEDDAFLSETPNPRAPRRPRSPPASPVFFPSPSPTFRRRLRLHRNLQDFGRPAWAGFEAENGPSPSPGRSPLESQASPGLVLHAGATSQRRESFLYRSDSDYDMSPKTMSRNSSVTSEAHAEDLIVTPFAQVLASLRSVRSNFSLLTNVPIPSNKRSPLGGPPPVCKATLSEETCQQLARETLEELDWCLEQLETMQTYRSVSEMASHKFKRMLNRELTHLSEMSRSGNQVSEYISTTFLDKQNEVEIPSPTMKEREKPPAPRQRGPQQPPPPGPQFQPMCQITGVKKLVHSGSLNHSTIPRFGVKTDQEELLAQELENLNKWGLNIFCVSDYAGGRSLTCIMYTIFQERDLLKKFRIPGDTMMTYMLTLEGHYHGDVAYHNSLHAADVLQSTHVLLASPALDAVFTDLEILAALFAAAIHDVDHPGVSNQFLINTNSELALMYNDESVLENHHLAVGFKLLQGDNCDIFQNLSKRQRQSLRKMVIDMVLATDMSKHMTLLADLKTMVETKKVTSSGVLLLDNYSDRIQVLRNMVHCADLSNPTKPLPLYRQWTDRIMAEFFQQGDRERERGMEISPMCDKLTASVEKSQVGFIDYIVHPLWETWADLVHPDAQEILDTLEDNRDWYYSAIRQSPSPPPEEDPGGPGHPAPPDKFQFELTLEEEDDDNDDEVPTARVAVTVQELFTAQEAALTEMPLDVQGQDTDGEVEAGEVYSTQPASREGTAPPARDEGTFRDAVSRGCCHPALPPKGPLPPALRTPSPQEETPGLPGLPSTAAEVGAQREQQAAKRGCRTCTGTSGEGPPVLPVPGGWASAGDPT
- the PDE4A gene encoding cAMP-specific 3',5'-cyclic phosphodiesterase 4A isoform X1, with translation MEPPAASSERSLSLSLPGPREGQATLKPPPQHLWRQPRTPIRIQQRGYSDSAERAEPERSLHRPIERADAVDTGDRPGLRTSRMSWPSSFHGTGTGAGEGGGSCKRFEAENGPSPSPGRSPLESQASPGLVLHAGATSQRRESFLYRSDSDYDMSPKTMSRNSSVTSEAHAEDLIVTPFAQVLASLRSVRSNFSLLTNVPIPSNKRSPLGGPPPVCKATLSEETCQQLARETLEELDWCLEQLETMQTYRSVSEMASHKFKRMLNRELTHLSEMSRSGNQVSEYISTTFLDKQNEVEIPSPTMKEREKPPAPRQRGPQQPPPPGPQFQPMCQITGVKKLVHSGSLNHSTIPRFGVKTDQEELLAQELENLNKWGLNIFCVSDYAGGRSLTCIMYTIFQERDLLKKFRIPGDTMMTYMLTLEGHYHGDVAYHNSLHAADVLQSTHVLLASPALDAVFTDLEILAALFAAAIHDVDHPGVSNQFLINTNSELALMYNDESVLENHHLAVGFKLLQGDNCDIFQNLSKRQRQSLRKMVIDMVLATDMSKHMTLLADLKTMVETKKVTSSGVLLLDNYSDRIQVLRNMVHCADLSNPTKPLPLYRQWTDRIMAEFFQQGDRERERGMEISPMCDKLTASVEKSQVGFIDYIVHPLWETWADLVHPDAQEILDTLEDNRDWYYSAIRQSPSPPPEEDPGGPGHPAPPDKFQFELTLEEEDDDNDDEVPTARVAVTVQELFTAQEAALTEMPLDVQGQDTDGEVEAGEVYSTQPASREGTAPPARDEGTFRDAVSRGCCHPALPPKGPLPPALRTPSPQEETPGLPGLPSTAAEVGAQREQQAAKRGCRTCTGTSGEGPPVLPVPGGWASAGDPT
- the PDE4A gene encoding cAMP-specific 3',5'-cyclic phosphodiesterase 4A isoform X3; the protein is MLGADLRRPRRRLSSGPGLGWSQPEASDPGVPLPSRPTTLPLLIPPRISITRAEVDSFEAENGPSPSPGRSPLESQASPGLVLHAGATSQRRESFLYRSDSDYDMSPKTMSRNSSVTSEAHAEDLIVTPFAQVLASLRSVRSNFSLLTNVPIPSNKRSPLGGPPPVCKATLSEETCQQLARETLEELDWCLEQLETMQTYRSVSEMASHKFKRMLNRELTHLSEMSRSGNQVSEYISTTFLDKQNEVEIPSPTMKEREKPPAPRQRGPQQPPPPGPQFQPMCQITGVKKLVHSGSLNHSTIPRFGVKTDQEELLAQELENLNKWGLNIFCVSDYAGGRSLTCIMYTIFQERDLLKKFRIPGDTMMTYMLTLEGHYHGDVAYHNSLHAADVLQSTHVLLASPALDAVFTDLEILAALFAAAIHDVDHPGVSNQFLINTNSELALMYNDESVLENHHLAVGFKLLQGDNCDIFQNLSKRQRQSLRKMVIDMVLATDMSKHMTLLADLKTMVETKKVTSSGVLLLDNYSDRIQVLRNMVHCADLSNPTKPLPLYRQWTDRIMAEFFQQGDRERERGMEISPMCDKLTASVEKSQVGFIDYIVHPLWETWADLVHPDAQEILDTLEDNRDWYYSAIRQSPSPPPEEDPGGPGHPAPPDKFQFELTLEEEDDDNDDEVPTARVAVTVQELFTAQEAALTEMPLDVQGQDTDGEVEAGEVYSTQPASREGTAPPARDEGTFRDAVSRGCCHPALPPKGPLPPALRTPSPQEETPGLPGLPSTAAEVGAQREQQAAKRGCRTCTGTSGEGPPVLPVPGGWASAGDPT